One Corvus moneduloides isolate bCorMon1 chromosome 21, bCorMon1.pri, whole genome shotgun sequence DNA window includes the following coding sequences:
- the SSNA1 gene encoding Sjoegren syndrome nuclear autoantigen 1, with protein MSGTEAALRGHHAALREGLAELRARREELSGRIRAEEAERDRLQARIAALSRRLFDTSESLVGLRSTRAHIDRTIAEMDSASGQILANSQTLLDVLKEEMGDLGRAIEPQSTSLGQRVRQQKHC; from the exons ATGAGCGGCACCGAGGCCGCGCTGCGGGGGCACCACGCGGCGCTGCGGGAGG GGCTGGCGGAGCTCCGCGCCCGGCGGGAGGAGCTGAGCGGGCGGATCCGGGCCGAGGAGGCGGAGCGGGACCGGCTGCAGGCGCGGATTGCAGCGCTCTCCCGGCGCTTGTTCGACACCAGCGAGAGCCTTGTGGGGCTCCGGTCCACCCGAGCCCACATCGACCGCACCATCGCCGAGATGGACTCGGCCTCCGGGCAG aTACTGGCCAATTCTCAGACATTGCTAGATGTCCTGAAGGAGGAAATGGGGGATCTTGGTAGAGCCATTGAGCCACAAAGCACTTCATTAGGACAAAGAGTACGTCAACAAAAGCATTGCTGA